Proteins encoded together in one Spodoptera frugiperda isolate SF20-4 chromosome 15, AGI-APGP_CSIRO_Sfru_2.0, whole genome shotgun sequence window:
- the LOC118270697 gene encoding uncharacterized protein LOC118270697, producing MSSQQLIANELLAFIQHAIDTMDEISIMQICKSSFKEDEISKGKMLLFQSTGKLDQMPSRRRDGTDKSVQDIITFMKATDPDDVPTFVAKELHKLPPVTFDHVDVTRLLKDITSLKSSLAQMQCKLETSDTTIQELRAEIVLLRNAVSESRSHDEANVNTRRGAQNVSVSSIQSAKLNSSPTAYNEVDAPCPAAPRVSPRAGNTSREATSTPKVAYAAIAAANTTAATLPKQPKRGKQNRRCESVTTIPVQRCPETPECDEDGFIKVQKKKKKPTSRNQCGTGLTGPNMLLRPAVPTTLLYVSRLHHTTKVEDIVEYVKVKTNWTLRVVRLEPRQNTNFKSFVVRVPTQHLEKFLKAEFWPKGVIYRRFRGRLRDTEQRNTTPRIVTSCDLNN from the coding sequence ATGAGTTCACAACAACTTATCGCAAACGAGCTGTTGGCATTCATACAACATGCCATCGACACCATGGACGAGATCAGCATCATGCAGATTTGCAAGTCGAGCTTCAAAGAAGACGAGATTAGCAAAGGCAAGATGCTACTCTTCCAATCGACTGGGAAGCTGGACCAAATGCCATCGAGGAGGAGAGATGGCACGGATAAGAGCGTCCAAGATATCATCACCTTTATGAAGGCGACCGACCCTGACGACGTTCCGACATTTGTGGCGAAGGAGCTACATAAGTTGCCGCCCGTCACTTTCGACCACGTAGATGTCACCAGGCTGCTGAAGGATATCACATCATTGAAGTCGAGCCTGGCCCAGATGCAGTGCAAGTTGGAGACGTCTGATACTACCATCCAGGAGCTGCGTGCCGAGATAGTGTTGTTACGCAATGCTGTTTCGGAAAGTAGGTCTCATGACGAAGCCAACGTGAACACACGTCGCGGGGCGCAAAATGTTTCGGTCAGCAGTATTCAATCGGCGAAACTGAACTCATCGCCTACTGCATATAATGAGGTCGATGCACCGTGCCCCGCCGCTCCTCGTGTCTCTCCACGTGCAGGGAACACGTCACGCGAAGCTACGTCGACCCCCAAAGTAGCTTACGCCGCAATTGCTGCCGCAAACACAACAGCTGCTACACTACCTAAGCAGCCaaaaaggggtaagcagaaccGGCGCTGTGAATCCGTAACAACGATTCCAGTACAGCGCTGTCCAGAAACGCCTGAGTGTGATGAGGATGGCTTCATCAAAGttcaaaagaagaagaagaagcctACTTCTCGCAATCAGTGCGGTACTGGACTGACCGGACCAAACATGCTGCTGCGTCCAGCTGTGCCTACGACGCTGCTGTATGTGTCCAGACTACACCACACCACGAAGGTTGAGGACATCGTGGAGTATGTGAAGGTGAAGACCAATTGGACCTTGAGGGTCGTAAGGTTGGAACCGCGTCAAAATACTAACTTCAAGTCATTTGTCGTGCGAGTTCCAACTCAACATCTCGAGAAGTTCCTCAAGGCAGAATTTTGGCCGAAGGGTGTCATATACCGACGTTTTCGAGGCAGGCTACGTGACACCGAGCAGCGTAATACGACGCCACGCATCGTCACATCGTGTGAcctcaataattaa
- the LOC118262429 gene encoding uncharacterized protein LOC118262429: protein MPRIMYSPPKSSPNAQALQETQSEPDISKAGTTSMPLYDTGDKSNITMRPGKRFRGDDAYSEDDKFEELKNMLACWKTEQDKLLNKLVSEVAELKQQNIAIQKTNLEIEKSITFLNNNYDDIKARLEIVEKNQHGYESCIRDITASSGSETVAKLEAKIESMEQQARQCNIEICNLPEKRNENLLNIFESIGKAVNYPVLQNDIVSIHRVPHAQQRDGKPKNIVVKLRSKIIKDNLMSAYRKVKSIKTDQVGISGAAVPLYLNEHLTLRNKTLFRKTREAARKTGFKYVWIKNATILVRERDGSSAFSVRCEDDICKFINNKSNNIVSPK from the coding sequence atgcCACGCATAATGTATTCACCTCCAAAAAGCTCACCTAACGCCCAAGCCCTACAGGAAACTCAGTCTGAGCCGGATATTTCGAAGGCTGGTACCACATCTATGCCCTTATACGACACCGGTGACAAGTCTAACATTACCATGAGGCCTGGCAAGCGTTTTCGGGGTGACGATGCTTACTCAGAAGATGACAAATTTGAGGAGCTTAAGAATATGTTGGCATGCTGGAAGACCGAACAAGATAAGCTCCTTAATAAATTAGTGTCGGAAGTTGCGGAATTGAAGCAACAGAATATTGCTATACAAAAAACCAATTTGGAGATTGAGAaatcaattacatttttaaataacaactaTGATGATATAAAAGCAAGATTGGAAATTGTAGAAAAGAATCAGCATGGCTACGAAAGTTGCATACGCGACATCACTGCTAGCAGCGGCAGTGAAACAGTAGCTAAGCTTGAGGCCAAAATTGAGTCGATGGAGCAACAGGCGCGGCAATGCAATATTGAGATTTGCAACTTGCCCGAGAAAAGAAacgaaaatttattaaatattttcgagTCCATCGGTAAAGCGGTAAATTATCCAGTATTGCAGAATGACATTGTCTCTATACACAGAGTACCACATGCGCAACAACGCGACGGTAAACCAAAGAACATTGTGGTGAAATTAAGATCCAAGATAATTAAGGATAATTTGATGAGCGCCTACCGAAAAGTTAAGAGCATAAAAACTGACCAAGTAGGTATATCAGGCGCCGCTGTGCCCCTGTATTTAAATGAACACCTGACtctgagaaataaaactttatttcgtAAGACTCGAGAGGCTGCTCGCAAGACTGGCTTTAAATACGTTTGGATCAAGAACGCTACGATATTGGTGCGCGAACGCGACGGATCTTCGGCATTCTCTGTTCGCTGTGAAGACGACATCTGCAagttcattaataataaatctaacAATATCGTTTCTCCGAAATAA